The following are encoded together in the Geobacter sulfurreducens PCA genome:
- a CDS encoding DUF3108 domain-containing protein codes for MFVVLSGLVHVAGLCVFPSIGILDLGTPVLPMADVSISLREPETSVPPLPEVQSPRESVDPGETVPPGERSVATAPERADQPNASSVAREAAPAAEALSPVAPEVAAVAAPVSEPAASFEAVADAAPAARPQHLEVMPPLRRAGEFLAPGREKLTYRITMLGIPVGEAMIEAVRGREREEVTITTRVRSYPVISAIYPVDDVIETRLVAGNYLITRIRQREGTFTGDSGFTLMMREKKAFWADRLRNRYATHLLPREDVTDIVSGFYFLRNKRLEVGQPVVLHLFDSNEYAPTTVAVLRREGVTLPGGRTVDTLVVHPLLKTAGIFRRTGDMMIWVTDDAYKVPVRMDTAISLGRVRAELISAETGD; via the coding sequence GTGTTTGTCGTACTCTCCGGGCTTGTGCACGTGGCGGGACTGTGTGTATTCCCGAGCATCGGCATTCTCGATCTGGGTACACCGGTTCTGCCCATGGCGGACGTCAGCATTTCGCTCCGCGAACCGGAGACGTCTGTTCCGCCTCTCCCTGAGGTGCAGTCGCCGCGTGAGAGCGTCGACCCAGGGGAGACGGTGCCGCCAGGCGAGCGGAGCGTCGCTACAGCTCCGGAGCGCGCGGACCAGCCGAACGCTTCGTCAGTCGCCCGCGAAGCCGCCCCGGCCGCCGAGGCTCTGTCGCCTGTAGCGCCGGAGGTCGCGGCTGTAGCTGCCCCCGTGTCTGAGCCCGCCGCATCATTCGAGGCCGTGGCTGATGCAGCCCCTGCTGCCAGGCCGCAGCACCTGGAGGTCATGCCGCCGTTGCGCCGGGCTGGGGAGTTTCTCGCACCGGGCCGGGAAAAGCTCACCTACCGGATCACCATGCTCGGCATTCCCGTGGGCGAGGCAATGATCGAGGCGGTTCGGGGGCGGGAGCGCGAGGAAGTCACCATCACCACGCGCGTCAGGTCCTATCCGGTCATCTCTGCGATATACCCGGTGGATGATGTGATAGAAACCCGGCTCGTTGCCGGCAACTACCTGATCACCAGGATCAGGCAGCGGGAAGGAACCTTCACGGGGGACAGCGGCTTTACCCTGATGATGCGCGAAAAAAAGGCCTTCTGGGCCGACCGCCTGCGGAACCGCTACGCCACGCATCTCCTGCCGCGGGAGGACGTGACCGATATTGTTTCGGGATTCTATTTCCTTAGAAACAAACGGCTTGAGGTGGGGCAGCCGGTGGTGCTCCACCTGTTCGACAGCAACGAGTACGCTCCCACTACGGTCGCGGTGCTGCGGCGGGAAGGGGTAACGCTGCCGGGGGGACGGACCGTTGATACGCTGGTTGTCCATCCGCTTCTGAAGACCGCCGGTATCTTCAGGAGAACCGGTGACATGATGATCTGGGTCACCGACGATGCTTACAAGGTTCCCGTGAGAATGGACACGGCCATCTCCCTCGGTCGGGTGCGGGCGGAACTCATATCAGCGGAAACCGGGGACTGA
- the omcC gene encoding C-type polyheme cytochrome OmcC, with translation MSRKVTKYSAVLAVSLFAAALAGCGSENKEGTVGTGPGGVATVGDTACVQCHSAVVDPLTGESIITQYTRSFHYSKGVGCEGCHGGGAQHNGVGPLPFPLAGQSEAQIAARCASCHNGVIAPLSSSPNFVNGNHANPFGGEEAKENLCSRCHSHEGAIFGAQAGFTGDGNILRNAAYQPVYPQDPETFNVMTCATCHQHGGAQRQVFTQISTAGVPNSRRTVAWDPNRNSINDQYDLCTSCHTVNTMTGTLIGSGNVLQIFTSNAVGSGTKSVTTAPFYHNTRWFRTLPSTHYDFPESKTTASGTTIEGYVIRRNTANPCFDCHGHEFQTNTRRLAGADRPNTIFLDWGQSAHGGKLLQAKVAAAALASSGAAEVDDVMKAGATDATAPGWTHYNWDDTASRGACQRCHTSTGASNFLNNPAGYDRTGAGNSFTHLAGWTSSNKRSDQNELLYCWGCHTKAGTGELRNPGAITEVYPGINSTSTGTTGLDVTVSYPDIKGSNVCMGCHLGREVGDNIKAITDADGILGFVNSHYLTAGGQLFGTTGYEYATRSYANPAFFQHDKIGTAAAPGTGTNGPCAGCHMTTPTSHLFLPVTKDGTGAITAITSTACVTCHAGTFALTPEGLTAEEEEYVASLEALKAALAGKGILFFNAHPYFYRDTNANGIADPGETVSSNAFTNWAGVYGLALWQDVMGAAFNANLLIHDPGGYAHNRFYSKRLIWDSIDFIFDGVLNNDVTAAIDAQVTAARLDSATATAAKAYLGATRP, from the coding sequence ATGAGTAGAAAAGTAACAAAGTATTCTGCTGTGCTTGCGGTTTCGTTGTTCGCGGCGGCGCTTGCCGGCTGCGGCTCCGAAAACAAGGAGGGGACGGTCGGAACCGGCCCTGGCGGCGTGGCAACCGTGGGCGATACCGCTTGCGTCCAGTGTCACAGCGCTGTCGTGGATCCGCTGACCGGCGAGTCCATCATCACGCAGTACACCCGCTCATTCCACTACAGCAAGGGTGTCGGCTGCGAAGGCTGCCACGGCGGCGGCGCCCAGCACAATGGCGTCGGTCCCCTGCCGTTCCCGCTGGCCGGCCAGAGTGAGGCCCAGATAGCCGCCCGGTGCGCCTCCTGCCACAATGGTGTGATTGCTCCCCTGAGCAGCTCGCCCAATTTCGTCAACGGCAACCATGCCAACCCCTTTGGCGGGGAAGAGGCCAAGGAAAACCTCTGCAGCCGCTGTCACTCCCACGAAGGAGCCATTTTCGGGGCACAGGCGGGCTTCACCGGCGACGGGAACATCCTGAGAAACGCCGCCTACCAGCCGGTGTATCCCCAGGACCCCGAGACCTTCAACGTCATGACGTGCGCCACCTGCCATCAGCACGGCGGGGCTCAGCGTCAGGTCTTCACCCAGATCTCGACGGCCGGCGTGCCGAATAGCCGGCGGACGGTGGCCTGGGATCCGAACCGCAACAGCATCAATGATCAGTACGACCTCTGCACCAGCTGCCACACCGTCAACACCATGACCGGCACCCTGATCGGCAGCGGCAACGTTCTCCAGATCTTCACCAGCAACGCCGTCGGCTCCGGCACCAAGAGCGTGACCACGGCCCCCTTCTACCACAACACCCGTTGGTTCCGGACCCTGCCTTCGACCCACTACGACTTCCCGGAATCCAAGACCACGGCCAGCGGCACCACGATCGAAGGGTATGTAATCCGGCGCAATACCGCCAACCCCTGCTTCGACTGCCACGGTCACGAGTTCCAGACCAACACCCGGCGGCTGGCCGGAGCGGACCGGCCTAACACTATTTTCCTCGACTGGGGACAGTCGGCCCATGGTGGCAAGCTCCTCCAGGCCAAGGTGGCCGCAGCGGCCCTGGCGAGCTCCGGCGCGGCTGAAGTGGACGATGTCATGAAGGCCGGCGCCACCGACGCCACGGCTCCCGGCTGGACCCACTACAACTGGGACGATACTGCCAGCCGCGGCGCCTGCCAGCGCTGCCACACTTCGACCGGCGCCTCGAACTTCCTCAACAACCCCGCCGGATATGACAGGACCGGCGCAGGCAACAGCTTCACTCATTTGGCCGGCTGGACCAGCAGCAACAAGCGGTCCGACCAGAACGAACTGCTCTACTGCTGGGGCTGCCACACCAAGGCCGGCACCGGTGAGCTGCGCAACCCCGGGGCCATCACCGAGGTTTATCCTGGGATCAACTCAACGAGCACTGGAACTACCGGTTTGGACGTTACGGTTTCCTATCCTGATATCAAAGGGTCTAACGTGTGCATGGGGTGTCACCTCGGGCGTGAAGTTGGCGACAACATCAAGGCAATCACCGACGCGGATGGTATCCTTGGCTTCGTGAACTCCCACTATCTCACCGCAGGCGGCCAGCTGTTCGGCACCACCGGTTATGAGTACGCAACCCGCAGCTACGCCAATCCGGCCTTCTTCCAGCATGACAAGATCGGCACCGCCGCTGCCCCCGGCACCGGCACCAACGGCCCCTGCGCCGGCTGCCACATGACCACCCCGACCTCGCACCTGTTCCTGCCGGTGACCAAGGACGGCACGGGCGCCATCACTGCCATTACCAGCACTGCCTGCGTCACCTGCCATGCCGGTACCTTTGCGCTCACCCCCGAGGGACTGACCGCCGAAGAAGAAGAGTACGTGGCATCCCTTGAAGCCCTCAAAGCGGCTCTGGCCGGCAAGGGAATCCTCTTCTTCAACGCCCATCCGTATTTCTACAGAGATACGAATGCCAACGGCATTGCCGATCCTGGGGAGACTGTTTCCTCGAACGCCTTCACCAACTGGGCTGGCGTGTACGGGCTTGCCCTCTGGCAAGATGTCATGGGCGCTGCATTCAACGCCAACCTGCTGATCCACGATCCGGGCGGCTATGCCCACAACCGCTTCTACAGCAAGCGTTTGATCTGGGATTCCATCGACTTCATCTTTGACGGCGTACTGAACAACGACGTCACGGCTGCGATCGATGCCCAGGTAACGGCGGCTCGACTGGACAGCGCCACGGCAACGGCCGCCAAGGCCTACCTCGGGGCGACCCGTCCGTAA
- a CDS encoding CxxxxCH/CxxCH domain c-type cytochrome, which translates to MKSTIVRFLTVFCVGLALWGCSSGSGDAPAIDPTTGRHPANWIETHWGEFRKDRDQCVSCHGSYLDAGQSGGISGVSCFSPNRGAQVCHATGPAGHPAGWGAADQHGRSGAMAAPAVAAGFAYCSRCHGALFDNGPARSCFACHTNAPHPDAPWHGTTASGTNHIFVDQGNAPECAKCHATGANSTLQPTTPAPAGTPAGCFNNTLCHGAEAGHPAGWSDPNSANFHGPRAKAADSPSGGFSYCRRCHGANYQGVGTAVSCFSATVGAFSCHNGGAPAIAPHSPAPWRAARTHTNTDTTNAASCAACHANGANSTRQPTTPAPAGTAAGCFNNTLCHGSDVQPPHPVAGAYLPSAQHGADAINRNNNGTGLNTCQPCHATPASGANPRFNVPRGATLTAGCETCHTARTAHPTPWLIGRGTTQGVTNQLRHSTLAVLATAGTAVTNYCTLCHGANLDGAGGVAPSCVSGSSRLNIAGVNAVCHFNAVAVKDSGTGLFNIQTGCVSCHGNPPVGSTFPNRDLQHTEHLFPNVTCGSCHSGAGYATVLHGNGTANVVLSATFQDKDGGAPAYNAGTGTCSNVSCHGGQTSPPWPSGQINVSTDCASCHAYGTTQFNSFSSGDKRHHTEITLVCSECHDTTKLATTHFTNLQTSAMEGPASSTLLDSLNYDPATRSCLFTCHIGNENHTRSMTW; encoded by the coding sequence GTGAAATCGACAATCGTTCGTTTCCTGACTGTATTCTGTGTCGGGCTTGCTCTCTGGGGCTGTTCCAGCGGCAGTGGAGACGCTCCGGCCATCGACCCGACAACCGGCAGACACCCCGCCAACTGGATCGAGACCCACTGGGGTGAGTTCCGGAAGGACCGGGATCAGTGCGTCTCCTGTCACGGCTCATATCTCGATGCCGGCCAGTCGGGAGGCATCTCCGGGGTGAGCTGCTTCAGTCCCAACCGGGGAGCGCAGGTCTGTCACGCCACCGGTCCGGCCGGCCACCCCGCGGGCTGGGGAGCAGCAGACCAGCATGGCCGCTCGGGGGCCATGGCCGCCCCGGCCGTGGCGGCCGGCTTCGCCTACTGCAGCAGGTGCCACGGTGCTCTCTTCGATAATGGGCCGGCCCGCTCCTGCTTCGCCTGCCATACCAACGCGCCCCACCCGGACGCTCCGTGGCACGGCACCACTGCATCGGGGACCAACCACATATTCGTTGACCAGGGCAATGCCCCCGAGTGTGCCAAGTGTCACGCCACCGGCGCCAACTCGACCCTGCAGCCCACGACGCCCGCGCCTGCTGGAACTCCTGCCGGCTGCTTCAACAACACGCTCTGCCACGGCGCAGAAGCGGGGCATCCCGCCGGGTGGAGCGACCCGAACAGCGCCAACTTCCACGGGCCCAGGGCAAAAGCGGCCGATTCTCCCTCCGGAGGATTCAGCTATTGCAGAAGATGCCACGGCGCCAACTACCAGGGCGTCGGCACGGCGGTCAGCTGCTTCTCCGCCACTGTGGGAGCCTTCTCGTGCCACAACGGCGGCGCGCCCGCCATTGCACCTCATTCTCCGGCACCCTGGCGCGCTGCCCGGACCCACACCAACACCGACACCACCAACGCCGCCTCCTGCGCCGCCTGTCACGCCAACGGCGCCAACTCAACCCGCCAGCCCACGACTCCTGCACCGGCGGGCACGGCTGCGGGCTGCTTCAACAATACCCTGTGCCACGGTTCCGACGTCCAGCCTCCCCACCCGGTCGCCGGGGCCTATCTGCCATCTGCGCAGCATGGTGCCGACGCCATCAACAGGAATAATAACGGCACCGGCCTGAATACCTGCCAGCCCTGCCACGCCACGCCGGCCAGCGGCGCCAACCCGCGTTTCAACGTGCCGCGGGGCGCTACGCTCACCGCTGGTTGCGAGACCTGCCACACAGCGCGAACGGCCCATCCCACCCCCTGGCTCATCGGGCGCGGAACCACCCAGGGCGTGACCAACCAGCTGCGCCACTCGACCCTTGCCGTCCTCGCCACTGCCGGCACCGCAGTCACCAACTACTGCACGCTCTGCCATGGCGCCAATCTCGATGGCGCGGGCGGAGTGGCTCCTTCCTGCGTTTCGGGATCGAGCAGGCTGAACATCGCTGGCGTAAACGCGGTCTGCCACTTCAACGCCGTTGCCGTGAAGGACTCCGGCACCGGGCTCTTCAACATCCAGACCGGCTGTGTCTCGTGCCACGGCAACCCGCCGGTGGGTTCGACCTTCCCGAACCGGGACCTGCAGCACACCGAGCATCTCTTCCCGAACGTGACCTGCGGCTCCTGTCACAGCGGGGCCGGCTACGCCACCGTTCTGCATGGCAACGGGACGGCCAACGTGGTCCTGTCGGCGACCTTCCAGGACAAGGACGGCGGGGCACCGGCCTATAATGCAGGCACCGGTACCTGCTCGAACGTCAGTTGCCACGGCGGACAGACATCGCCACCCTGGCCCAGCGGCCAGATCAATGTCAGCACCGACTGCGCCTCGTGCCATGCTTACGGCACCACCCAGTTCAACAGCTTTTCTTCTGGCGACAAGCGGCACCACACGGAGATAACGCTGGTGTGCTCCGAATGTCACGACACCACTAAGCTGGCGACCACCCACTTCACGAATCTCCAGACCTCGGCCATGGAAGGGCCGGCATCATCGACCCTGCTCGATTCGCTGAACTATGATCCGGCCACGAGAAGCTGCCTGTTCACCTGCCACATCGGCAACGAGAACCATACGAGAAGCATGACGTGGTAG
- a CDS encoding cytochrome c, producing MKKWFIALLLLTVSAFTVQMALADKMSHKEYATTPIGECNACHKGEGIAPNHDADWVRGHRVVASRAGKNCADCHVQQFCLDCHQGGGIEADLSTRTFMRDYVPKSHRSNFLSIHPTKALDNPQTCTRCHDQSYCNECHARFPKGSLRIKSHLMLGPNGQKYSFGLGEHAIEARRNLQSCQTCHPEGDVCIQCHSSGKTSPHPRNWNSIKNNYKDRAGSRVCTKCHLPGTY from the coding sequence GTGAAGAAATGGTTTATCGCGCTCTTGCTCCTGACGGTGTCGGCCTTCACGGTCCAGATGGCACTGGCCGACAAGATGTCGCACAAGGAGTACGCCACCACCCCCATCGGCGAATGTAATGCGTGCCACAAGGGTGAGGGCATCGCCCCCAACCATGACGCCGACTGGGTTCGTGGTCACCGCGTCGTGGCCAGCCGAGCGGGAAAGAACTGCGCGGACTGCCACGTCCAGCAATTCTGCCTCGACTGTCACCAGGGCGGCGGGATCGAAGCCGACCTGTCGACGCGGACCTTCATGAGGGACTACGTACCCAAGAGCCACCGGAGCAACTTCCTGAGCATCCACCCGACCAAGGCTCTGGACAACCCTCAGACCTGCACGCGTTGCCACGACCAGTCGTACTGCAACGAGTGCCACGCCCGGTTCCCGAAGGGATCCCTGCGGATCAAGTCTCACCTGATGCTGGGACCGAACGGTCAGAAGTACAGCTTCGGGCTTGGTGAGCACGCAATCGAGGCACGCCGCAACCTGCAGTCGTGCCAGACGTGTCACCCCGAGGGGGATGTGTGCATCCAGTGCCACTCCAGCGGTAAGACGAGTCCGCACCCGCGGAACTGGAACAGCATCAAGAACAATTACAAGGATCGGGCCGGGAGCCGGGTGTGCACGAAGTGTCACCTTCCTGGTACGTACTAA
- a CDS encoding cytochrome c, with the protein MKPIQLFIVAVAVTGALTLTACTHMLSKESSLPSWHPESLATGRVDCTECHEDRARGVLKPYAAFSHTPVFVRDHRYYAGQDDRLCASCHKRSFCYDCHANELEIKPSVMHGDRPDRQLVHRGDYLTRHQIDGRIDPTSCFRCHGRTNNEQCVACHR; encoded by the coding sequence ATGAAACCGATACAGCTCTTCATTGTTGCAGTGGCCGTGACGGGCGCCCTCACCCTGACCGCCTGCACCCATATGCTTTCGAAGGAATCGAGCCTGCCGTCCTGGCATCCGGAATCACTGGCCACGGGGCGGGTTGACTGCACCGAATGCCACGAGGACCGGGCGCGAGGAGTGCTCAAACCCTATGCCGCCTTCAGCCACACGCCGGTCTTCGTGCGCGACCACCGCTACTATGCCGGCCAGGATGACCGTCTGTGCGCGTCATGTCACAAGCGGTCCTTCTGCTACGACTGCCATGCCAACGAACTGGAGATCAAACCGTCGGTCATGCACGGGGACCGGCCCGACCGGCAGCTGGTCCACCGGGGCGATTACCTGACCCGGCACCAGATCGACGGCAGGATCGACCCGACCAGTTGCTTCCGCTGCCACGGCCGGACCAACAATGAGCAGTGCGTTGCATGCCACAGATAG